The window AAGAAGGCGAACAGATAGACATAAGGGATGAAAAGCAGGATCTTGCCAGACAGGCGGAAATAAATTCAGATTTCGGCCTGATTGAAAAAAAATTGCAAGAACTGAAAGACGAATATCGGGAAGTTATTATTTTGAGATTTATTGACGAGTTGAATATAAAGGAGATAGCGGCTATCCTTGATAAGCCGAAAAACAATGTGCGGGTGCTGATCCACCGCGCCTTGAAAGCTTTAAGAGAATTAACTGACAACTTAGATGGAAAATAACGAGCTGATAAAAAAATTAAATAGTTTGAAATCAATCGCTCCGGACAGGGAATGGAAAGAAAAGAACCGGGGAATTTTGTTTAGCCAGATTTCCGCCACGGCGGTTTCCGTTGCGGAAGAAAAGGGAGCGATGACAAAAGTTTTTGCTTTACCGTTCGGTTTTGCCAGGGCCGTGAAATTTTTTTCAGCCCCGGCCTGGGCGGTGTTTTTTGTTTGTTTGCTTATTGCCGGCGGCAGTATCTTTAGCGTAAAAGCCGCCCGTTTGACCAAGCCGGACAGTTCTTTGTATATAGCCAGGATCATCAGCGAGAAAGCGCAATTGGCAGTCACTTTTAACGAAGAGAAGAAAGCCAAATTGGGCTTCAATTTCGCCAATGACCATGCCAGAGACATAACCGCGGTTCTGGCCAAGACAGATTCAGGCGATGAAAGCGGGAAGTCCAAGACGGAAAAATTATCAGAGAATTTTAAAAAAGAAATGACAGTGGCCAAAACAAAGCTTAAGGAATTGGGGGTTCCGGAAGAGCCCAAAAAAGAAGAAGCGGCGGGAATAGAAGAAGTAAGAGTCTTTAGCGCCAATCTGGAAAAAGAAGAACAGGGCGTGCAAGTTTCCGGACCGCAGAAAAAGGAAGAAACGGCCATGGGAAGCAATCAGCCGGAAGCCGAGATAGTTAAAACAGGAGAAGAAGAAAAGGCGACAAACACGCCGGCGAAAGAAATTGGCGGTTATCCGGTTAATTTGGGAGACGCCCATAAAATGCTGGAAGAAGCCGAAGAGCTTTTTAACGAAAAAAACTATGACGGCGCCCTGAATAAATTGGAAGAAGCCGGCAATATTGTAAATAACATAAAACCGGAAGATAGGGGCGAGGTAAGGGGAGTAAGCGAAGGGGCGACCAGCACGCAAGAATATCAGCCAGAGGCTGACCAGCCCTTGGCTGGAAATAATATAAAAATAAAATAACAAAATAACAAAATAACAAAATAATATAAAAAATGGAGGGGGTAAATCAAAAACAGCATAGTTTTGAAGATATAAAAGCTTGGCAGTTAGCCAGAGATTTCAGGAGAAATATTTACAAAATTACAAAATTTTTTCCCAGAGAAGAGTTATATTGTTTGACATCGCAGATAAGAAGGGCGGTCATATCAATATCATCTAATATCGCAGAGGGTTATGGCCGGTATAATTTTCAGGAAAACATACAATTTTGCCGGATAGCGAGAGGTTCCCTTGTTGAGGTTTTAGACCAGCTATATGTTGCTCTAGACGAAGGCTATATAAATCAAGAAAAGTTTAATAACCTATATAAGGAGGGGAAGAATGTGGAAAGAGCCACTAATGGTTATATAGGGTTCTTAAAAGAGCAGCAATTAAAATACAGAAGGTAGGTTAGTTTTTTATATTATTTTATTTTTATATTATTTTATTTAACTAGTGTTGAATTGTTAATCCCGAGCATTCGGGATTGCCAAATCCACATTAGTGGAGACAAGTAGGCCTGGTAAAGGTCGAGTTCCGATCCCGAGCACTCGGGAGGGATAGGTTTGCTTAAATTAATAAATAAAAATTGCTTTTTAAATCAAAACTGTTCAGTAAATCAACAAATTTTACCCCGCACCTATACTCACTAAAATAGGGCGGGAGTAAATTTTCCCCATGTTAATTTACTCCGTGCCGTTTTCGCTTTTCTTTGGTAAGTATAGGTGCGGGGGACGGGATTCCGGTTGATTTGCCTTAAGTTTTATTTAGGAAGCGTGCATCCCGCACCTTTTAAGCATAAGTATTTATGTATTATGTTTACCTTTCCCCGCTATGGCAGAATCTCCCGATACAGGGGATTCTGCCCGCGGCGTAAAGTAAAATATATATCCGGCAGAATCCTCTGCGGAGAGATTCTGCCATAGCGTAATCAGAAGAAGCATAGAAATCGATAAAGATAAAAATGATACAAATGCTTAAAAGGTGCGGGAGAAAAAAAATTTATTATGAGTAGAATACGAAAAGTTTTTACTATCAGCGTCATGTTAGTTACCGTTCTGTCGATGAGCGTAGTGGTTGCTCCAGAAGCAAGCGCCGCCGCTTCAGCCGGTAGCTTAATCAAGATGGACGGGCTTTCTTCCGTTTATTACTTGGGAGCTGATGGTAAGAGATATGTTTTCCCTAATGAACAGACTTATTTTTCCTGGTATAGCGACTTTTCCAGCGTGGTGACTATTCCTCAAAGCGAGTTAGAGTCATATCCGTTGGGAGCCAACGTCACTATCAGACCGGGTACTAAATTAGTTAAGATCACAACCGACCCCAAGGTTTACGCCGTTGAACCGAGCGGGACCTTGAAATGGGTTCCGGACGAAGCTACGGCTGCCGCTCTTTACGGAGCTGAATGGGCCAAGCGCGTGGTTGACGTTTCTGACGCTTTCTTCACCAACTATACGGTGAGCGCTACGAATGTAAGTTCAACCGCTTACCCGACCGGCAGTTTGGTCAAGTTTGGAACCGAGGCTGATGTTTATTACATCAATGCCGATGGCACCGCCAGCAAAGTGGCGACCGAAGCCGCTTTCACGGCCAATCGCTTCAAATGGAGCGATGTCATCACTTCCACTTTGACTTTGCCGACTTTGGGGACCGAGATTGCCGCCGCTGACAGCGATTTAGTTGACACTTCCGAAGGCGGTGGAGCCGGAGTAGGAATTACTCCCGGCGCCGGAACCGGTTTGACTGTGGCTTTGGCTTCAGACAATCCGGCGTCCGTTACCACCCTGACCGAAACCGGCGCTGACGGCGCTCAAGCCATGATTCCGGTTTTGAAAGCCAACTTTACAGCGGCCGCTGACGGCGCGGTAAAAGTTACGACTTTGAAGTTTAAGAGAGCCGGAGTTCCTTCAGCCGATACGGATTTTGCCGAATTTTATCTCTATGACGGAGACACTTTATTGGCAAAATACAGTTCAATTTCCGAAGGCGTTTTAACCTTTACCAGCAGCGCCGGTTTGTTCACGGTTTCGGCCGGAACGACCAAGGCCATTACCTTAAAGGTTAACTTGGACAAAGACTCGGCCGCTTCCAGAGCTTATAACTTTTCCGTTTTAGCCGCGACTGATGTTACGACTGACGGCGCGGCGGTTTCCGGAAGCTTCCCGATGACCGGCAACACCATGTCCACTGCCACGGTTACTGATTTGGGTAAAATAACAATAGCCACCAGCGGCACTATGTCCAATCCGGATCCGGGAACAACCGGGCAGGAAATCTGGAAATTCACAGCCACTTCCGCTGATCAGAATATTTCCATTGAAAGATTGAAATTCACGATTATCGGCACAGTGGGCGTTACCGACCTAGCCAACTTCAAGTTGGATGTAGGCGGAGTCCAGATCGGCTCAACTGTCGCGGCTATGGCCTCTGACAAGACCATTACCTTTGACTTTGACACCCCTTACCAGATTAGCAAGGGCTTGCAAAAAACTATTTCCCTGAAAGCCGACATTGTAAGCGGAACCAGCCGGACTTATCGCCTTTATTTCTACAACAAGGAAGATATAATGGCCAAGGATTTGGGCTATGGTGTTTATCTCACTCCTAACCAAGCCGATACCTTTACCAAGGTTAGCTATGGTTCGGATCTTACCATCAACACCGGCAGTTTAACCGTTTCCAAGAATATTAATTCTCCGAGCGGCAACGTGGCCAAAGACGCCATTGGCGTGGAAATCGCCAAGTTTGACTTTACCGCGGTCGGCGAAGATATTAAGGTTGACAGCCTGTGGCCGTATGTTGATACCCAAACTACCGATGATGGCTTATACCAGCTTAAATTCTACGTTGACGGCTCCCAGATCGGCACGACTATTGATTTAGCTGAAAATGATGATACGGAAGTCGCCTGCGGCAATGCCTTTATTATCTCGGCCGGCACAACCAAGACCTTGGTTGTCAAGGCTACGATGAAAGATAGCTCCAATACTGATTTATTCGATACCGAAACCATTACCTTTAAATTAGGTTCTACCACCGGAACGACACCGCAAAGCAAATCCGTTGATTACACCAGACAATTGACCGGCACAACCGACACCAGCGGCGTTATCAGCGCTAATGTCCTTACTGTAAGGACCGGCGTTTTGACTTCGGCGGAAAACACTTCTTTCGGCGACCGATCATCCAGCAATCCGAACGGAGTTATCGGAGCGGCCGGTGTCAAAATAGCGTCTGTTACTTTGACTGCCGGAGCCGGCGAAGCCGTAACCGTCACCCAGGTATCTTTTGTTGATTACTCCACCACCACCTTAATGGGCGAGAATTTCCAGAATCTAAAAATAAAGAATTCCAGCGGCACCCAGCTAGGTTCCACGATCGGCAACCTTACCCAGTCTGGCGCTTCCGCGGTCGGCACCTATAATTTCAGCCCGAGTCCGGCGATCAATATCGCGGCCGGGGGGCAATATGTAGTTGATGTTTATGCTGATATTAAGAGCGGCGCGTCTGACCAAGCCCAAGATATTTTCGGTTTGAAATTCGCTTCCGTATCAGCTACCGGAGATGTCACTAGCGCTGACGCCAGCGAAAACCCGGCTGATTACGAATTGCAGACTATGTACATTGCCGCGGCCGGCAACCTGAACATTTCCGACGATGCCGATATGCCGGTTGCCCAGCAACTGGTAATGGGCGCCACGGATCAGGAAGTCGCGAGGTTCAAACTGGAAGCCAGCGCTTCCGAGGATATCAACATCACCCAGATGACGATATCCAACAGTGTAAGCTCTGCCGCTACCGGTACCCTGAAGAACATCAAGATTTACGACGCGGCTGATCCGTCCACTTCAATCGGCGGACCGGTTCAGCTTGACACCACCAATGCCACCACCACTTATGCCCATGCCACTTTTGGCGGAATCAATATAACGGTTCCGGCTGGAGGCAGCAAGACGATTATCGTCAAAGCGGACGTGGCTACGGCGGGCGATGGCGCGTCTTCCGCTTCCACCCACCAGTTTGGTATGCTGATAGAGAACGGTATTACCGCCACCGAAACCATAGTGGCCAAGGGTGTCCAATCAGGCGTGGTTTTGACCACTTCTGGCAATACCATTGACTACTACGCGACCAGCGATTCGACCACCGACGTTGACCAGACCTGCAACACCATGACGGTGTACAGGACTAAGATCTCCGCGGCTTGGGCCGGCGACACTCCGTCAGGATCCACAGTCGGCAGTTCTGCCCAGACAATCGCCAAGATTAACCTCACCAACTCGGCTAATGCCGGTAATTACACCGCCATTGTCAAGTATGTTAACCTGGCTTTGTCAACCACCATCTCCAACACCGCCAACAGGACCCTGACCATCTACAAAGACAGCACCAGCACTACCAATCTGGGAACCACGAACTGGTTAGCGACTGGCGATCAGAATTTCGGCGATACCGACATTACTGACGCCGGCATGACTGACGTGGAGATTGCCTCCGGAGCCACTAAGTTGTTTATCTTTACTTTGGATACAACCGATGGCAACGTGACAGGCGATTTCGCTTTGTCAGTCAATATGGCGGCCGGAGACGTTGTCTGGTATGACGGGGTATCAACCGTTACTACTGTCAACAGCCTGCCGTTGATTCCTAAGACCCTGACCTATTAATTGCTGAAACGATTGATATAGAAACCCCGCCTCTTGCGAGAGGCGGGGTTTTGTTTTTGGCAAATCCCCCTCGCCCCTGCCTGCCGGTAGGCAAG is drawn from Patescibacteria group bacterium and contains these coding sequences:
- a CDS encoding DUF5667 domain-containing protein; the encoded protein is MENNELIKKLNSLKSIAPDREWKEKNRGILFSQISATAVSVAEEKGAMTKVFALPFGFARAVKFFSAPAWAVFFVCLLIAGGSIFSVKAARLTKPDSSLYIARIISEKAQLAVTFNEEKKAKLGFNFANDHARDITAVLAKTDSGDESGKSKTEKLSENFKKEMTVAKTKLKELGVPEEPKKEEAAGIEEVRVFSANLEKEEQGVQVSGPQKKEETAMGSNQPEAEIVKTGEEEKATNTPAKEIGGYPVNLGDAHKMLEEAEELFNEKNYDGALNKLEEAGNIVNNIKPEDRGEVRGVSEGATSTQEYQPEADQPLAGNNIKIK
- a CDS encoding four helix bundle protein, which translates into the protein MEGVNQKQHSFEDIKAWQLARDFRRNIYKITKFFPREELYCLTSQIRRAVISISSNIAEGYGRYNFQENIQFCRIARGSLVEVLDQLYVALDEGYINQEKFNNLYKEGKNVERATNGYIGFLKEQQLKYRR